In the bacterium genome, one interval contains:
- a CDS encoding histidine kinase: MFRLGVSVAGLLLHTSSLLAQSSDLRFDRISVEQGLSHFSVTVIVQDHQGFLWVGTEDGLNKYDGHTFTVYRPIAQDSSSLPHSSVSALLVDRHGRLWVGTIDGLCRYDPEADRFVRYRHIAHDPQSLPANGIRDIFEDAAGTLWIGTNAGLCVRQEEKDRFERHAPIASLSASQDNDVRSICTDRAGQLWVGTAAGLRRYDPQSKTFIPYPHQTGASTDPVEKAIMKIAADGHGDIWFATGAGLQRYDRKTGKVVRCQDPQYSPLLNTDIIFTLYADRQGMLWIGTYHYGLFRYDPNTDSFSRYVHEPGNPSSLDRNRVHCVYEDRSGVLWVGTYRGGLNRHDRRQDAFERYALDGAVHAVLRDTRSNLWLGTFGNGLFRLEQEQGRRTRRRQYLHDARQPASLSSNEVLAILEDRNGEIWIGTGRGLSRYDARHDRFVHYKYEPLNPAIAAHRVVKVLYEDHQGALWIGTNGSGLYRLDHRRTAFACYRNDPQNPQSLSGNDIWSITADGQGDLWIGTYGDGLNRYDRQSERFARYRDDLRNPDDLNSVLIYSVYADPRGPLWIGTFLGGLHRLDRGTGAFTHYTEQDGLPDNFVKGILPDDHGHLWLSTDKGLARFDPQTGISKNYTKKDGLHGNVFLSGAYHRGHDGRLYFGGEGGVTAFHPDSLPVRPCTSPVVLTSFKVFDQPVQLPHRLSSTREIMLSHEQNFISFEMAVLDYAMPERNQYAHFLEGFDREWEYTGTRRYASYTNVPPGRYTLRVKGANADGVWNADGVAIKIKITPPFWRTWWFRSLFGAMLLVTIGGTIRYLEIRKLRERLRAAEKQQALERERVRISQDMHDDVSAGLTEIAILSELAQRNLSQPQATRAHLVKISERAREVVDNLGEIIWAINPKHDQLGDFAAYLRHHAVQYLMLTRISYHCDFPEALPDVHLSAEMRRNLFLVFKEALHNLVKHAGASATELRLTCSAQQLEISIRDNGRGFSPEYPAPFRNGLANMKKRIDDIGGTFLLQSLPNCGTQIKVVVGLKRPESKS; this comes from the coding sequence TTGTTCCGTCTCGGCGTGAGCGTGGCCGGACTGCTGCTGCACACGTCCTCGCTTCTGGCCCAAAGCAGCGATCTCCGCTTCGACCGCATCTCGGTGGAGCAGGGACTCTCCCACTTTTCGGTCACCGTCATCGTTCAGGATCACCAGGGCTTTCTTTGGGTTGGCACCGAGGACGGCTTGAACAAATACGATGGTCACACCTTCACCGTCTACCGGCCGATTGCGCAGGACAGCAGCTCGCTTCCCCATTCCAGCGTCTCGGCTTTGCTCGTCGATCGCCATGGCCGTCTTTGGGTGGGCACGATTGACGGCTTGTGTCGCTACGACCCGGAGGCCGACAGGTTCGTGCGGTACCGGCATATTGCGCACGATCCCCAAAGTTTGCCCGCCAACGGGATTCGGGACATTTTCGAAGACGCGGCGGGCACGCTGTGGATCGGCACCAACGCGGGCTTGTGTGTGCGCCAGGAAGAAAAAGATCGCTTCGAACGTCACGCGCCAATTGCCTCGCTGAGTGCTTCACAGGACAATGACGTCCGTTCGATTTGCACAGATCGAGCGGGCCAGCTTTGGGTTGGCACCGCCGCCGGCTTGCGACGCTATGATCCGCAAAGCAAGACTTTCATTCCTTATCCTCACCAGACCGGCGCGTCCACCGATCCTGTCGAGAAGGCGATCATGAAGATTGCCGCAGATGGGCACGGCGACATCTGGTTCGCCACCGGTGCGGGCTTGCAGCGCTACGACCGCAAGACCGGCAAGGTCGTGCGCTGCCAGGATCCGCAATACTCGCCTCTGCTCAACACCGATATCATTTTTACGCTCTATGCGGACCGCCAGGGCATGCTGTGGATCGGCACGTACCATTACGGTCTGTTCCGGTATGATCCAAACACCGACAGTTTTTCGCGCTACGTGCACGAGCCGGGCAATCCCTCTTCGCTGGACCGGAATCGCGTCCATTGCGTCTATGAAGACCGCTCCGGCGTGTTGTGGGTGGGCACCTATCGCGGCGGCCTCAATCGCCACGACCGCAGGCAGGATGCTTTCGAGCGCTACGCCCTCGATGGTGCCGTGCACGCGGTCCTGCGCGATACGCGCAGCAATCTCTGGCTCGGCACTTTCGGTAATGGCCTGTTCCGGCTCGAGCAAGAACAGGGCCGGCGCACACGCCGCCGGCAGTATCTGCACGACGCTCGTCAGCCGGCGAGCCTGAGCAGCAACGAGGTACTGGCCATCCTTGAAGACCGCAACGGTGAAATATGGATTGGCACCGGCAGAGGCCTGAGCCGCTATGATGCGCGGCACGACAGGTTCGTTCATTACAAATACGAGCCATTGAATCCTGCCATCGCGGCTCACCGTGTGGTCAAGGTTCTTTATGAAGATCACCAGGGCGCGCTCTGGATCGGCACCAACGGCAGCGGCTTGTACCGGCTCGATCACCGGCGCACGGCCTTCGCCTGCTACCGTAATGATCCGCAAAATCCGCAGAGTCTGAGTGGCAACGACATTTGGTCGATCACCGCAGACGGACAGGGCGATTTGTGGATCGGCACGTATGGCGACGGCCTGAATCGCTACGACCGCCAAAGCGAAAGATTCGCCCGCTATCGCGATGACCTGCGGAATCCTGATGATCTCAACAGCGTTCTCATCTATTCCGTGTATGCCGACCCGCGTGGCCCGCTTTGGATCGGCACTTTCCTGGGCGGCCTGCACCGGCTGGACCGCGGGACCGGCGCATTCACACATTACACCGAGCAAGACGGCTTGCCGGATAATTTCGTGAAGGGTATTTTGCCCGATGACCATGGCCATCTCTGGCTGAGCACCGACAAAGGCCTGGCGCGATTCGATCCTCAAACCGGGATCTCCAAAAACTACACAAAAAAGGATGGCCTGCACGGGAATGTCTTTCTTTCCGGCGCCTACCATCGCGGCCATGATGGCCGCCTCTACTTTGGCGGCGAAGGCGGCGTGACGGCGTTCCATCCGGATAGCCTTCCGGTGAGGCCGTGCACTTCGCCGGTTGTGCTAACCAGTTTCAAGGTTTTTGATCAGCCTGTGCAACTGCCCCATCGCCTCAGCTCGACACGGGAGATCATGCTCTCGCATGAACAAAATTTCATCTCCTTTGAAATGGCGGTGCTCGATTACGCGATGCCCGAACGGAATCAGTATGCTCACTTCCTGGAAGGATTCGATCGCGAGTGGGAATATACCGGCACGCGGCGCTACGCCAGCTACACCAATGTGCCTCCCGGGCGATATACGCTGCGGGTAAAAGGCGCAAATGCCGACGGCGTCTGGAATGCGGACGGCGTGGCGATCAAAATCAAGATAACCCCGCCCTTCTGGAGAACGTGGTGGTTCAGAAGTTTGTTCGGCGCAATGCTCTTGGTTACGATCGGCGGCACGATTCGCTACCTCGAAATCAGGAAGCTGCGCGAGCGATTGCGGGCGGCGGAAAAGCAGCAGGCGTTGGAACGCGAGCGCGTCCGCATTTCGCAGGACATGCACGACGACGTCAGCGCCGGCCTTACCGAAATCGCCATCTTGAGCGAACTGGCGCAAAGGAACTTGTCGCAGCCGCAAGCCACCCGGGCACATCTCGTGAAGATCTCCGAACGTGCCCGGGAAGTCGTCGACAACCTCGGCGAAATTATCTGGGCAATCAATCCGAAACACGATCAGCTCGGCGATTTTGCCGCCTACCTGCGGCACCATGCCGTGCAGTATTTGATGTTGACCCGCATCTCCTACCACTGCGATTTTCCCGAGGCCTTGCCCGACGTGCACCTTTCGGCGG